One window from the genome of Nisaea sediminum encodes:
- a CDS encoding histidine kinase dimerization/phospho-acceptor domain-containing protein — protein sequence MLSANLIFTISLAYVALLFMVAFVGDRQARTGQSSWIQSPVVYTLSISVYCTSWTFYGAVGSAARSGLEFATIYLGPTLVFIGWWFLLRKLVRIGHVHRITSIADLISSRYGKSTSLAVLVTLIAVIGTTPYIALQLKAVTTSIQVIVSSDPGNLANPPSDDPASEIAFWIAAGMALFTIIFGTRTIDANERHHGVVAAIALEALVKLLALIAVGLFVVFALADGPADIFSREAAKVLQTEDMFDARWVALTFLSGVAIICLPRQFQVTVVENTGEDQLRMASWLFPLYLMLMSLFVLPIAIGGLSVLPEGANPDMFVLTVPMSVGQDLLVLLAFLGGFSSATSMVIVASIALSTMISNHIVMPVMLRTPWTSIERSGDVRRLLLVSRRISIGVILLLGYVYFRLSGKSDALAAIGLIAFAGVAQFLPPLLGGIYWKRATATGAKIGLATGFILWGYTLFLPSFEGDLLLSASTIEYGPLGIDLLRPQALFGLTGLDPLVHALFWSLSANVVLFVFCSLLVEPKPLERLQGTLFVDVFRTPAGDEHRFIRRSASAEDLFILAQRILGADEAQRLFREFAAGQGSDSDFPQPTDAFIAHLERRLAGSIGAASARAMVSQIASGETISLDELMKIADETAQLMEYSQEVEKKSIQLEATARELRRANQRLTLLDAQKDDFLSQVSHEVRTPMTSIRSFSEILLETRDLTSPQAQRFLSIIHEESLRLTRLLDEILDMNLMDRGEASWNLHELDASVPLSRAVETCRGLARSPGAGIHFLGPARAGGGGGSGRPPEGGRNRPARSSWPIRTACSRWSSTS from the coding sequence ATGCTGTCCGCCAACCTGATCTTCACCATCTCGCTGGCCTATGTGGCTCTGCTCTTCATGGTCGCGTTCGTCGGCGACCGGCAGGCCCGCACGGGACAATCCTCCTGGATCCAGTCCCCGGTCGTCTACACGCTCTCGATCTCGGTCTATTGCACCTCCTGGACCTTCTACGGCGCGGTCGGCTCCGCGGCCCGCAGCGGGCTCGAGTTCGCCACCATCTATCTCGGGCCGACCCTTGTCTTCATCGGCTGGTGGTTCCTGCTGCGAAAGCTGGTTCGGATCGGACACGTCCATCGCATCACCTCGATCGCCGACCTGATCTCCTCGCGCTACGGCAAGAGCACGAGCCTCGCCGTGCTGGTGACACTCATCGCGGTGATCGGCACCACGCCCTACATCGCGCTGCAGCTGAAGGCGGTGACAACGAGCATCCAGGTCATCGTGTCCTCCGATCCCGGCAATCTCGCCAATCCGCCTAGCGACGATCCGGCCTCGGAGATCGCCTTCTGGATCGCGGCCGGCATGGCGCTCTTCACCATCATCTTCGGCACCCGCACGATCGATGCGAACGAGCGCCATCACGGCGTGGTCGCCGCCATCGCGCTCGAGGCGCTGGTCAAGCTGCTGGCCCTGATCGCCGTCGGCCTGTTCGTGGTCTTCGCGCTCGCCGACGGACCGGCGGACATCTTCAGCCGCGAGGCCGCGAAGGTGCTGCAGACCGAGGATATGTTCGACGCCCGCTGGGTCGCCCTCACTTTCCTCTCCGGCGTCGCGATCATCTGCCTGCCGCGGCAATTCCAGGTGACCGTGGTGGAGAATACCGGGGAGGACCAGCTGCGCATGGCCTCCTGGCTGTTCCCGCTCTATCTGATGCTGATGAGCCTCTTCGTGCTGCCGATCGCGATCGGCGGGCTCAGCGTGCTGCCGGAGGGCGCCAATCCGGATATGTTCGTGCTCACCGTACCGATGTCCGTCGGCCAGGACCTGCTCGTCCTTCTGGCCTTCCTCGGCGGCTTCTCCTCGGCCACCTCGATGGTCATCGTCGCTTCGATCGCGCTTTCGACCATGATTTCGAACCATATCGTCATGCCGGTGATGTTGCGCACGCCCTGGACATCGATCGAGCGCAGCGGCGACGTGCGCCGGCTGCTGCTGGTCAGCCGGCGGATCAGCATCGGCGTCATCCTGCTGCTCGGTTACGTCTATTTCCGGCTCAGCGGTAAATCGGACGCGCTGGCCGCGATCGGCCTGATCGCCTTTGCCGGGGTCGCCCAATTCCTGCCGCCCCTGCTCGGCGGGATCTACTGGAAGAGGGCGACCGCGACCGGTGCCAAGATCGGTCTTGCCACCGGCTTTATCCTCTGGGGATACACGCTCTTCCTGCCGAGCTTCGAGGGCGACCTGCTACTGTCGGCCAGCACGATCGAATACGGTCCCCTGGGCATAGATTTGCTGCGCCCGCAGGCGCTGTTCGGCCTGACCGGCCTCGATCCGCTGGTGCATGCGCTGTTCTGGAGTCTCAGCGCCAATGTGGTGCTGTTCGTTTTCTGCTCTCTCCTGGTCGAACCGAAACCGCTGGAGCGTTTGCAGGGGACCTTGTTCGTCGATGTCTTCCGCACGCCGGCCGGCGACGAGCACCGCTTCATCCGGCGGTCCGCCTCGGCCGAGGATCTCTTCATTCTGGCGCAGCGGATTCTCGGCGCGGACGAGGCCCAGCGCCTGTTCCGGGAGTTTGCCGCCGGCCAGGGGAGCGACAGCGACTTTCCGCAACCGACGGATGCCTTCATCGCCCACCTCGAGCGACGGCTCGCCGGCTCCATCGGCGCCGCATCGGCCCGGGCCATGGTCTCGCAGATCGCCAGCGGCGAAACCATCAGCCTCGACGAGCTGATGAAGATCGCGGACGAAACCGCGCAACTGATGGAGTACAGCCAGGAGGTCGAGAAGAAATCGATACAGCTCGAGGCGACCGCGCGGGAACTCCGGCGAGCGAACCAGAGACTGACCCTGCTCGATGCACAGAAGGACGATTTCCTCAGCCAGGTGAGTCACGAGGTCCGGACGCCGATGACCTCGATCCGCTCCTTCTCGGAAATCCTCCTCGAGACCAGGGACCTGACCAGCCCGCAGGCGCAGCGTTTCCTCTCCATCATCCACGAGGAGAGCCTGCGTCTCACGCGTCTGCTCGACGAGATCCTCGACATGAACCTGATGGACCGGGGCGAGGCATCGTGGAACCTGCATGAACTGGACGCTTCGGTGCCGCTGTCCCGCGCGGTCGAGACCTGCCGCGGCCTCGCCCGCTCCCCGGGCGCCGGCATTCACTTCCTGGGACCCGCCCGCGCCGGTGGCGGGGGCGGTTCGGGCCGCCCGCCCGAGGGGGGGAGGAACCGGCCAGCGCGATCGTCGTGGCCGATCCGGACCGCCTGCAGCAGGTGGTCATCAACATCCTGA
- a CDS encoding helix-turn-helix domain-containing protein, protein MRLRDRRKSLGRTQAELAAAVGISASYLNLIEHNKRQVSGALLLRLGEALEVGIDYLDGAAERRLIQDLDEIAADPAHGDLDIDPDSATDLVARHRPWASLIVKLHRDHLDQTAALRALSERLSQDPFLSDAVHGMLSNIAAIRSTSEILASVSDIPEDQQARFHRNLADESARLSDIAQAMAGYFDRAPSRLGSVTPAEEVDDFLLENQNYFAAIEDAVSDFAAGLGCDPVAPEFESVARTYLEKAGAGSLDALNAGAATLPAPSRRFAVARALLLPALREDIEEIVASADLLTSDAALVRARRALQSYAAAALLMPYDRIRDAAVASRYDVDKLQYRFGVSLEQVCHRLASLRRPGAEGVPFAFMRSDPAGYITKRLPLRDLPLPRYGGACPLWAIYRAFQTPDRVFRHLVEFADRSRFLFIARTVAKQATGFDRPQHLVSIMLGCDALYAPDLVYGDGLDLSSKSAAEPVGSACRVCPREDCRHRQEHPITGS, encoded by the coding sequence ATGCGACTGCGCGACAGGCGCAAAAGTCTCGGCCGCACGCAAGCGGAACTTGCGGCCGCTGTCGGGATCTCCGCGTCTTATCTGAACCTGATCGAGCATAACAAGCGGCAGGTCAGCGGCGCGCTGCTGCTGCGCCTCGGCGAGGCGCTCGAAGTCGGCATCGATTATCTCGACGGAGCCGCGGAACGGCGGCTGATCCAGGATCTGGACGAAATCGCCGCCGACCCGGCCCACGGGGATCTCGACATCGACCCGGACAGCGCCACGGACCTGGTGGCCCGTCACCGGCCCTGGGCCAGCCTGATCGTCAAGCTGCACCGCGACCATCTCGACCAGACCGCGGCGCTCAGGGCCCTCTCCGAGAGGTTGAGCCAGGACCCGTTCCTCTCCGACGCGGTGCACGGGATGCTGTCCAACATCGCCGCCATCCGCTCGACCTCGGAGATCCTGGCAAGCGTCAGCGACATTCCGGAGGACCAGCAGGCACGTTTTCATCGCAACCTCGCGGACGAGAGCGCACGGCTCTCCGATATCGCGCAGGCGATGGCCGGCTATTTCGACCGCGCGCCGTCAAGGCTCGGCTCGGTCACGCCGGCGGAGGAGGTGGACGATTTCCTGCTTGAGAACCAGAACTACTTTGCCGCCATCGAAGACGCAGTGAGCGATTTCGCCGCCGGCCTCGGCTGCGACCCCGTGGCGCCGGAATTCGAGAGCGTCGCGCGGACGTATCTGGAAAAGGCCGGCGCCGGCTCCCTCGACGCGCTGAATGCGGGCGCTGCCACCCTTCCGGCGCCGAGCCGGCGCTTCGCGGTCGCCCGCGCCCTGCTCCTTCCGGCCCTGCGCGAGGATATCGAGGAAATCGTCGCCTCGGCAGACCTGCTCACGAGCGACGCCGCCCTCGTGAGAGCCCGGCGTGCGCTGCAGTCTTACGCCGCGGCGGCTCTTCTGATGCCCTACGACCGGATCCGCGATGCGGCCGTCGCATCGCGCTACGACGTCGACAAGCTGCAGTACCGCTTCGGGGTGAGTCTCGAACAGGTTTGCCACCGGCTCGCCTCGCTCCGCCGCCCCGGCGCGGAGGGCGTTCCCTTCGCCTTCATGCGCTCGGACCCCGCGGGCTACATCACGAAGCGACTGCCGCTCCGGGATCTGCCGCTTCCGCGCTATGGCGGCGCCTGCCCGCTCTGGGCGATCTACAGGGCCTTCCAGACCCCGGACCGGGTGTTCCGCCACCTGGTTGAATTCGCCGACCGCAGCCGGTTTCTGTTCATCGCCAGGACCGTCGCCAAACAGGCCACCGGATTCGACCGCCCGCAGCATCTCGTCTCGATCATGCTCGGGTGCGATGCGCTCTATGCACCGGATCTGGTCTACGGCGACGGTCTCGACCTCTCGTCGAAGTCCGCGGCCGAACCCGTCGGCTCGGCCTGCCGCGTCTGCCCGCGCGAGGACTGCCGGCACCGCCAGGAACATCCGATCACCGGGAGCTAG
- a CDS encoding response regulator transcription factor, translating into MTTRVFIAEDEPNILESLSFLLGREGWEVTSALDGDAALEQLNNQALPDVVILDIMLPHRNGFEILRQLRASPRTSKLPVIVLTAKGQEKDRKTAQEIGADAFVTKPFSNRDVIEQVKKLAGL; encoded by the coding sequence GTGACAACACGCGTCTTTATCGCGGAGGACGAGCCGAACATCCTCGAGTCGCTGAGCTTTCTGCTCGGGCGGGAGGGATGGGAGGTGACCAGCGCCCTCGACGGCGACGCCGCCCTCGAACAACTCAATAACCAGGCCCTGCCGGATGTCGTGATCCTCGACATCATGCTGCCGCACCGCAATGGCTTCGAGATCCTGCGCCAGCTTCGCGCCTCGCCGCGCACCAGCAAACTGCCGGTCATCGTGCTGACCGCAAAGGGCCAGGAAAAGGACCGCAAGACCGCACAGGAGATCGGCGCCGACGCCTTCGTCACCAAGCCGTTCTCCAACCGCGACGTGATCGAGCAGGTCAAGAAACTGGCCGGGCTGTAG
- a CDS encoding ATP-binding protein, whose amino-acid sequence MTILIFTALFLVVLERSRTQNAELSAAQSLAQEKVEAISIVGRNVAEVHLAITSHLGKAYDLDKGELYDLTKPTLKSAFKVKHDLERSRALLASGSEADAALSSLSDAFEELRRQYVSSVVRVSFDTDRFDQEMRATNASYLATLTLLGRLTQIALKDHAAASEAISAYDKQIIRSLAIGLALCAALSLVASWLISARYAYDLGGAIQALTNLANGKTSNFDPEKKSRKDELGALTRSIAFFEGVLGLLMDEISVREKNEAQLRHLFESAGDAILVMEDGEYVAANKQAERMLGINAKRIRDYRLGAFADLSDHSLEQLTGMFLGHVNAALQGEPQTFEWSIAHSDGTTFPTECTVAAFVGPDGKKIVQLIIRDISSRKEAEQLRQDMTQELERMVCIRTKELQREIVARRDTEEALVTAQRTLEAVVDHAPIGMILLDTDHRVLLINNWIRAAHHLPDALCRPGSDYVEVLSFILSSTRTSQRSPEALKRILAERTVLLDRRESGVFEDVLPDGSFHKVERRFVDGVGCIITNTDITDLKNAQNDLVRQEKMAALGGLVAGVAHEVNTPLGICVTAASHVSAIIRDFRQQVMSPTGGLSRKLAIETLDKTGEGLAIVEQNLNRAAGLIKSFKMVSVDQAADDSREIELGDYIRDTLQSLTAETKRSKLKVELVRPKTKIMRHTYPGALVQIVTNLVINAGIHAYDGNGGDLRIEVERLANGSDRISVRDYGKGMDRAVRSQIFDPFFTTKRANGGTGLGLHIVFNLVTQRLGGQIECRSAPGEGSTFEITLN is encoded by the coding sequence ATGACCATCCTCATCTTCACCGCACTGTTCCTTGTCGTACTCGAGAGATCTCGTACCCAAAACGCGGAACTCTCGGCGGCACAATCCCTGGCCCAGGAGAAGGTCGAAGCGATCTCCATCGTCGGCAGAAATGTTGCCGAGGTCCATCTGGCCATCACGAGTCACCTGGGCAAGGCCTACGATCTCGACAAAGGCGAGCTCTACGACCTGACCAAGCCCACGCTGAAGAGCGCGTTCAAGGTCAAACACGATCTCGAACGGTCGCGGGCGCTCCTGGCGAGCGGATCCGAAGCGGATGCCGCACTTTCCTCACTGTCGGACGCGTTTGAAGAGCTGCGGCGCCAGTATGTTTCCTCCGTCGTCAGGGTTTCCTTTGATACCGACCGATTCGATCAGGAAATGCGCGCGACAAACGCGTCCTATCTGGCGACGCTGACTTTGCTCGGGCGCCTCACACAAATCGCACTCAAGGACCATGCGGCGGCCTCGGAGGCCATCTCCGCATATGACAAGCAGATCATTCGGAGCCTGGCCATTGGCCTTGCGCTTTGCGCGGCATTGTCGCTGGTCGCCTCATGGCTGATCTCCGCACGCTATGCATACGACCTCGGAGGCGCCATCCAGGCGCTCACGAACCTGGCCAACGGCAAGACTTCCAACTTCGATCCGGAAAAGAAATCGCGCAAAGACGAACTCGGAGCCCTCACCCGTTCAATCGCCTTCTTCGAGGGTGTGCTCGGACTCCTGATGGACGAGATCTCGGTGCGGGAGAAGAACGAAGCCCAGCTCCGGCACCTTTTCGAGAGTGCCGGCGATGCGATCCTTGTCATGGAGGACGGCGAATATGTCGCCGCGAACAAGCAGGCCGAGCGGATGCTTGGCATCAATGCGAAGAGGATCCGAGATTACAGGCTCGGCGCTTTCGCCGACTTGTCGGACCATAGCCTGGAGCAGCTCACCGGGATGTTCCTGGGGCACGTGAATGCGGCGCTCCAGGGAGAACCGCAAACATTCGAGTGGAGCATCGCCCACTCCGACGGAACGACGTTCCCGACAGAATGCACGGTCGCGGCATTTGTCGGCCCTGACGGCAAGAAAATCGTCCAGTTGATCATCCGGGACATCAGTTCGCGGAAGGAAGCGGAACAGTTGCGTCAGGATATGACACAAGAACTCGAGCGTATGGTGTGCATACGGACCAAGGAACTGCAGCGCGAAATCGTCGCGCGGCGCGACACCGAAGAAGCGCTCGTGACTGCGCAGCGCACACTGGAAGCCGTGGTGGATCATGCCCCTATCGGGATGATCCTTCTGGATACCGATCATCGCGTCCTTCTTATCAACAACTGGATCCGGGCGGCGCACCATTTGCCGGACGCACTTTGCAGACCCGGTTCGGATTACGTCGAGGTACTAAGCTTCATTCTGAGCAGCACACGCACCTCCCAAAGAAGCCCGGAGGCACTGAAGCGGATCCTCGCTGAGCGGACGGTCTTGCTGGATCGCCGCGAGAGCGGCGTCTTCGAGGACGTCTTGCCCGACGGGTCTTTTCACAAAGTCGAACGCCGCTTCGTCGACGGGGTTGGATGCATCATCACCAACACCGACATCACCGACCTCAAGAACGCGCAGAACGACCTGGTGCGACAGGAGAAGATGGCCGCGCTGGGTGGTCTTGTCGCCGGTGTCGCGCACGAAGTGAACACGCCCCTCGGGATCTGCGTGACCGCAGCCTCGCACGTCTCGGCGATCATCCGGGACTTTCGCCAGCAGGTCATGAGCCCGACCGGAGGCCTTTCCCGCAAACTCGCCATCGAGACACTCGACAAGACCGGTGAGGGCCTGGCCATCGTCGAGCAAAACCTGAACAGGGCTGCCGGACTGATCAAGAGCTTCAAGATGGTCTCGGTCGATCAGGCGGCGGACGATTCCCGGGAAATCGAACTCGGCGATTATATCCGCGATACGCTCCAGAGCCTGACGGCCGAAACCAAACGGAGCAAACTCAAGGTCGAACTGGTCCGGCCGAAGACGAAAATCATGCGCCATACCTATCCCGGCGCGCTGGTCCAGATCGTCACCAACCTTGTCATAAACGCGGGCATCCATGCCTATGACGGAAACGGAGGCGATCTCCGGATCGAGGTCGAGCGTCTCGCCAACGGATCGGACCGCATTTCCGTGCGCGATTACGGCAAGGGCATGGACAGGGCTGTCCGCTCACAGATCTTCGATCCCTTTTTCACGACCAAGCGCGCCAACGGCGGCACGGGCCTCGGGTTGCACATCGTCTTCAACCTTGTGACCCAGCGCCTCGGCGGTCAGATCGAATGCAGGAGCGCGCCCGGCGAGGGAAGCACGTTCGAGATCACCCTGAATTAG
- a CDS encoding GGDEF domain-containing protein has translation MDETAGSGEADRARIGREYFSYVRGLCAAASISTITELIVNFDWFLSVPWWMKVVRISITLLAVGYWWALPRYDPQLRHAFTVGISFFILRSVTLAQVAEPHNAAFFYSIALVAVTTLAQTRRDILITLVVGALAFLIARDGLIPPKAYLGFGIATLFAGYFGMSFLSFRGRLFELLSRLKGQTRTDQMTGLKNRRALHDDLEEDFRRLQRNGTLFSLLLIDVDHFKKVNDRYGHAAGDALLKALAADLRAGIRNLDRFGAGEDRVYRFGGEEFAVIVPNADMDAAAKVADRLRRRIESTRFDADPDAGPLPGAGMTISAGIATATRGMHWSELYNAADLALYRAKNLGRNRVERADRAAPGVVAPDAVASAMPARADANSG, from the coding sequence ATGGATGAAACCGCAGGCTCGGGCGAAGCAGACCGTGCCAGGATCGGCCGCGAATATTTCTCCTATGTGCGGGGGCTCTGCGCTGCCGCCTCGATATCCACGATCACCGAACTGATCGTCAATTTCGACTGGTTCCTGTCGGTTCCGTGGTGGATGAAGGTGGTGCGAATCTCGATCACGCTGCTTGCGGTCGGGTACTGGTGGGCGCTGCCGCGGTACGACCCGCAGCTCCGCCATGCCTTCACCGTCGGGATCTCGTTCTTCATCCTGAGATCGGTGACGTTGGCCCAGGTCGCCGAGCCGCACAACGCCGCGTTCTTCTATTCGATCGCGCTCGTCGCCGTGACGACGCTGGCTCAGACGCGGCGCGACATCCTGATCACGCTCGTCGTCGGCGCGCTGGCGTTCCTTATCGCGCGTGACGGGCTGATCCCGCCCAAAGCCTATCTCGGATTTGGCATCGCGACACTCTTCGCGGGCTATTTCGGAATGTCCTTCCTGAGCTTCCGCGGTCGTCTGTTCGAACTCCTGTCTCGTCTGAAAGGGCAGACCCGGACGGACCAGATGACCGGCCTGAAGAACCGCCGCGCGCTGCATGACGACCTCGAGGAGGATTTCCGGCGGCTGCAGCGGAACGGCACGCTGTTCAGCCTGTTGCTGATCGACGTCGACCATTTCAAGAAGGTGAACGACCGCTACGGCCATGCCGCGGGAGACGCGCTGCTGAAGGCACTGGCGGCGGACCTCCGGGCAGGTATCAGGAACCTGGACCGGTTCGGCGCAGGCGAGGACAGGGTCTACCGGTTCGGAGGAGAGGAGTTCGCTGTCATTGTCCCGAATGCGGATATGGACGCTGCGGCGAAGGTGGCGGACAGGCTGCGCCGCCGCATCGAGTCGACACGGTTCGACGCCGATCCGGATGCGGGACCGCTTCCCGGTGCCGGCATGACGATATCCGCCGGCATTGCCACGGCGACTCGCGGAATGCACTGGAGCGAGCTTTACAATGCCGCCGATCTTGCGCTCTACCGGGCCAAGAACCTCGGGCGCAACCGGGTCGAACGTGCCGATCGCGCGGCGCCGGGTGTTGTGGCTCCGGACGCGGTCGCTTCGGCAATGCCCGCCCGGGCGGATGCTAATTCAGGGTGA
- a CDS encoding substrate-binding protein, producing MAKFDTGVSRRNLLKGGLALSGALAAPTFFTRHAFGAEFLNNPGNAASIKLGFNVPQTGAYADEGADELRAFQLAVKHLNGEGDGGMLNTFSSKALKGNGVLGKKVEYVTGDTQTKSDAARASAKRMIEKDGALMISGGSSSGVAIAVQGLCQDAGIMFMAGLTHSNDTTGKDRRRNGFRHFFNAYQSGAALAPVLKANYGTDRVAYHLTADYTWGWTQEESIKNATEAVGWKTAAAVKTPLGAGDFSQYITPVLNSGADVLVLNHYGKDMVNSLTQAVQFGLRDKKVNGKDFAIVVPLYSRLMAQGAGANVKGIFGSTNWHWSLKDEGSQAFVKSFGAEYGFPPSQAAHTCYVQTLLYADACERAGTFAPCEVVKALEGFEFDGMGNGPTLYRADDHQCFKKVLVVKGNENPTSQFDLLEVVQEVPREQVTYDPNIPQFAGDLGPCNNGA from the coding sequence ATGGCAAAGTTCGACACCGGCGTGAGCCGGCGTAATCTGCTCAAGGGCGGCCTCGCGCTGTCCGGTGCCCTTGCCGCGCCGACGTTTTTCACGCGTCACGCCTTTGGTGCTGAGTTTCTGAACAATCCGGGCAACGCTGCGAGCATCAAGCTCGGCTTCAACGTGCCGCAGACCGGTGCGTATGCCGACGAAGGCGCGGACGAACTCCGTGCGTTCCAGTTGGCCGTCAAGCACCTGAACGGTGAAGGTGACGGCGGCATGCTGAACACCTTCTCGTCCAAGGCCCTCAAGGGCAACGGCGTGCTCGGTAAGAAGGTCGAGTATGTCACGGGCGATACGCAGACCAAGTCCGACGCCGCGCGCGCGTCCGCCAAGCGCATGATCGAAAAGGACGGCGCTCTGATGATCTCCGGCGGGTCGTCCTCCGGTGTGGCCATCGCGGTCCAGGGTCTGTGCCAGGATGCGGGCATCATGTTCATGGCCGGCCTGACCCACTCCAACGACACCACCGGTAAGGACCGCCGTCGCAACGGCTTCCGCCACTTCTTCAACGCCTATCAGTCCGGCGCCGCTCTGGCCCCGGTGCTGAAGGCGAACTACGGCACCGACCGCGTCGCCTACCACCTGACCGCCGACTACACCTGGGGCTGGACCCAGGAAGAGTCGATCAAGAACGCGACCGAGGCGGTCGGCTGGAAGACCGCCGCCGCGGTGAAGACCCCGCTCGGCGCCGGTGACTTCTCGCAGTACATCACCCCGGTTCTGAACTCGGGCGCGGATGTGCTGGTGCTGAACCACTACGGCAAGGACATGGTGAACTCGCTGACTCAGGCGGTTCAGTTCGGTCTGCGCGACAAGAAGGTGAACGGCAAGGACTTCGCGATCGTGGTTCCGCTCTACAGCCGCCTGATGGCTCAGGGTGCGGGCGCGAACGTGAAGGGCATCTTCGGTTCCACCAACTGGCACTGGTCGCTGAAGGACGAAGGCTCGCAGGCTTTCGTGAAGTCCTTCGGTGCCGAATACGGCTTCCCGCCGAGCCAGGCCGCGCACACCTGCTATGTGCAGACCCTGCTCTATGCCGATGCCTGCGAACGTGCCGGCACCTTCGCTCCGTGCGAAGTCGTCAAGGCCCTCGAAGGCTTCGAGTTCGACGGCATGGGCAACGGTCCGACCCTCTACCGTGCGGACGATCACCAGTGCTTCAAGAAGGTGCTGGTCGTGAAGGGTAACGAAAACCCGACTTCCCAGTTCGACCTTCTCGAGGTCGTGCAGGAAGTGCCGCGCGAGCAGGTGACCTACGATCCGAACATCCCGCAGTTCGCGGGCGATCTCGGGCCGTGCAACAACGGCGCCTGA
- a CDS encoding sensor histidine kinase has protein sequence MADPDRLQQVVINILTNAIKHNTSANPMVRVEGRLSGGEYVIEITDNGPGIPNHLRPFIFEKFQRGAAQSSTGGIGLGLAISKEIMKRLGGRLVLDEDDGPGTRFQITLNAKAIKSASQSQAHSIS, from the coding sequence GTGGCCGATCCGGACCGCCTGCAGCAGGTGGTCATCAACATCCTGACCAATGCGATCAAGCACAATACTTCAGCGAACCCGATGGTCAGGGTTGAAGGCAGGCTGAGCGGTGGAGAATACGTGATCGAGATTACCGACAACGGCCCGGGGATCCCGAACCACCTCCGCCCCTTCATCTTCGAGAAGTTCCAGCGCGGCGCCGCCCAGTCATCGACAGGCGGGATCGGCCTCGGACTTGCGATCAGCAAGGAGATCATGAAGCGGCTCGGCGGCAGGCTCGTATTGGACGAGGACGACGGCCCCGGAACCCGGTTCCAGATCACCCTGAACGCCAAGGCCATCAAATCCGCGTCTCAATCCCAGGCTCATTCGATTAGCTAA
- a CDS encoding DUF2238 domain-containing protein → MNAAGLDGARLLAATTIAVALVCLWSYVGAADRLTWWMEALPVLIVYPLLWSVRRRFPLTPLLSLLIALHAVILLVGAHYTYAEVPLFHWIREAFDLSRNHYDRVGHLAQGFIPAIAIRELLLRTSPLRPGRWLFAIILFSVLGVSASYELLEWLAAVLVGGDADAFLATQGDVWDTQKDMALAGTGAILAQLLLARFHDRQIAALPGI, encoded by the coding sequence GTGAACGCCGCCGGGCTCGATGGCGCAAGGCTGCTCGCGGCGACAACCATCGCCGTGGCGCTGGTCTGCCTCTGGTCCTATGTCGGTGCGGCCGACCGGCTGACCTGGTGGATGGAGGCCCTGCCGGTTCTGATCGTCTATCCGCTGCTCTGGTCCGTCCGCCGGCGGTTTCCGCTGACGCCGCTCCTCTCGCTTCTCATCGCGCTGCATGCCGTAATCCTGCTGGTCGGCGCGCATTACACCTATGCCGAGGTTCCGCTCTTTCACTGGATCCGCGAGGCTTTCGATCTCTCGCGCAATCACTATGACCGCGTCGGCCATCTGGCGCAGGGCTTCATTCCGGCGATCGCGATCCGCGAACTGCTGCTCCGGACCTCGCCGCTCCGGCCCGGGCGCTGGCTTTTCGCGATTATCCTGTTCTCCGTGCTCGGCGTAAGTGCGAGCTATGAGCTGCTCGAGTGGCTGGCCGCGGTGCTGGTCGGAGGAGACGCCGATGCCTTCCTGGCGACCCAGGGTGACGTCTGGGATACTCAGAAGGACATGGCGCTGGCCGGAACCGGAGCGATCCTCGCTCAGCTTCTTCTCGCCCGTTTTCATGACCGACAGATCGCGGCACTCCCTGGTATTTAG